One region of Solanum pennellii chromosome 6, SPENNV200 genomic DNA includes:
- the LOC107020977 gene encoding rab3 GTPase-activating protein catalytic subunit isoform X1 — MASTSRMPSSAEDEDLQEEFEHFDDFTLASSWERFISEIEAVCRQWLTDGTKNLLRKGAISLNIAEGLYKVKTDLKYAMKSYCMEYYFGTHNDVGRGNGNGWNCELHNLQLSFGVNEFLVIAPQSASGVVLDGPEASKLLSAVAIALSNCSGFWPAFVPVHDPSRKAYIGIQNMGTLFTRRFEADRIGSQVPVKLMHLEGLYELFISQFAFSNMDLSMHLFQVNLKMKMTYRTLPYSEDDDVQESEGGFTESGESPKSNHQSRTQWDDNCPWSEWYSAEDPLRGFELLTVWSEKAIESSLEMAEMENVSPLEAEKWLITPCLSEILSDGSGRKRIGFASQLLLLIDALHMSLDAKFVEDFISVENSGPENLKSTAVIPPPTVLDRVLKDLFHEVDALQLDFAEGDHENSRTIKGSPLESLFGQFCLHSLWFGDCNIRAIAAFWIEFVREVRWCWEESQPLPRMQANGVVDLSTCLIHQKLHMLSICIDKKRQLNQDCPKAGENNFFLSAHVKGDSQIQSDISSEDGDTETSFFECDSLSTPDHPNDPESDISSFVHSDDVKLGDPKHSACIRKGSAGIVGSMMLLKSYQNMHAPFTQDPPLMTEDMHEERLQAVEALGESFRFSAQLEKDILSSDMSAFKAANPDAVFEDFIRWHSPRDWENDDNMEKVVSNTNAVVESTNDWPPRGKLSERMSEHGNLWRKIWNEALPMPASEQKPLLDPNQEGEKVLHYLETLRPYELLGQMVSTAFKAAADTLNRTSFGGLKQLTTRIGQLYLTMAATFRCLQKNSLSVGTEDIEDLKRLCAIFGHVESLITLAASLHQKFLQAPRLSESIFNDYYNFYLPKMGTVSIGGDEKKDFDKKQEVRRQEREVVASMFTPPTVNQSWRKVLSMGNLLNGHEPTLREIIFSKRDHLSKNYYASHAPRGYQQELETYRMYICGTSNDLSVALAVASCD, encoded by the exons ATGGCGTCAACTAGCAGAATGCCTAGCTCTGCTGAGGATGAGGATCTACAAGAGGAG TTTGaacattttgatgattttaccCTGGCCTCTTCATGGGAAAG GTTCATATCCGAGATAGAGGCAGTTTGCCGGCAGTGGTTGACTGATGGCACCAAGAATTTGTTG AGAAAGGGTGCTATCAGTTTGAATATCGCTGAGGGCCTGTATAAGGTCAAAACTGACCTGAAGTATGCGATGAAAAGCTATTGCATGGAGTACTATTTTGGAACACACAATGATG TTGGTCGAGGAAACGGAAATGGATGGAATTGTGAATTGCATAATCTGCAACTGTCTTTTGGGGTGAATGAGTTCCTG GTGATTGCTCCTCAAAGTGCCAGTGGCGTGGTTCTTGATGGACCGGAGGCAAGCAAACTTCTAAGTGCAGTTGCTATTGCATTGTCAAATTGTTCGGG TTTTTGGCCGGCATTTGTTCCAGTGCATGATCCTTCTCGGAAAGCATACATTGGCATCCAGAACATGGGAACCCTCTTCACTAGACGATTTGAAGCTGATCGTATAGGTAGCCAGGTGCCAGTGAAGCTTATGCATTTGGAGGGATTGTATGAGCtatttatttctcaattt GCCTTCTCCAATATGGACCTATCCATGCATCTTTTCCAAGTAAATCTCAAGATGAAGATGACCTATCGCACACTTCCCTATAGTGAGGATGATGACGTACAAGAATCTGAGGGAGGTTTTACAGAATCTGGGGAGAGTCCCAAAAGCAACCATCAGAGTAGAACACAGTGGGATGATAATTGTCCTTGGAGTGAGTGGTACTCTGCTGAAGACCCATTAAGAG GGTTTGAGCTGCTTACAGTATGGTCAGAGAAAGCGATAGAGAGTTCACTTGAAATGGCTGAGATGGAAAATGTGTCACCTCTTGAGGCTGAGAAGTGGTTAATAACTCCATGTTTATCTGAGATTCT AAGTGATGGTTCTGGCAGAAAGAGAATTGGATTCGCATCACAGTTGCTGCTCTTAATTGACGCTTTGCATATGTCACTGGATGCTAAATTTGTGGAAGATTTTATTTCAG TAGAGAACTCAGGACCTGAGAATTTGAAGTCTACTGCAGTCATACCTCCCCCAACTGTCCTTGATCGAGTTCTTAAAGACCTCTTTCATGAAG TTGATGCCCTGCAACTTGATTTTGCTGAAGGAGATCATGAAAATTCTCGTACCATTAAAGGCTCTCctcttgaatcactttttgGCCAGTTCTGTCTGCATTCTCTCTGGTTTGGTGATTGCAATATAAGGG CTATTGCGGCATTCTGGATAGAGTTTGTACGAGAAGTTCGCTGGTGTTGGGAAGAGTCACAGCCATTACCTAGAATGCAAGCCAATGGTGTAGTCGACCTATCTACATGTTTAATTCACCAGAAATTACACATG CTTTCAATTTGCATTGATAAAAAGCGTCAGTTGAATCAAGACTGTCCAAAGGCAGgtgaaaacaattttttccttTCCGCTCATGTTAAG GGAGACTCTCAGATCCAGAGTGACATATCTTCTGAAGATGGAGATACTGAGACTTCTTTTTTTGAATGTGACAG TCTGTCAACACCAGATCATCCAAATGATCCTGAAAGTGATATTTCTAGTTTTGTACATTCTGATGATGTGAAGTTAGGTGATCCAAAGCATTCGGCATGTATCAGGAAGGGATCGGCTGGTATTGTCGGGTCTATGATGCTTCTGAAATCTTACCAGAACATGCATGCTCCATTTACACAG gaTCCACCACTTATGACTGAAGACATGCACGAAGAACGTCTTCAAGCCGTTGAGGCCCTTGGTGAATCTTTT AGATTTTCTGCCCAACTTGAGAAAGACATATTGTCATCAG ATATGTCTGCTTTTAAAGCAGCAAATCCCGATGCTGTGTTTGAAGATTTCATCCGATGGCATTCACCCAGAGACTGGGAGAATGATGATAATATGGAGAAGGTAGTATCTAACACCAATGCAGTGGTAGAGTCAACAAACGATTGGCCACCTCGTGGAAAACTTTCAGAAAGAATGTCCGAGCATGGGAATTTATGGAGAAAGATTTGGAATGAGGCACTCCCAATGCCAGCTTCTGAGCAGAAGCCCCTTCTGGATCCAAATCAAGAAGGAGAAAAG GTTCTTCATTATTTGGAAACATTGCGTCCATATGAATTGTTGGGACAAATGGTTTCTACTGCTTTTAAAGCAGCAGCTGACACGCTAAACAGAACGTCATTTGGAGGCCTAAAGCAGCTGACCACCAGAATTGGACAACTTTACCTCACTATGGCAGCCACCTTCAGATGCTTGCAAA AAAATAGCCTTTCTGTTGGCACTGAAGATATTGAAGACCTGAAGCGACTCTGTGCAATTTTTGGACATGTTGAGAGTTTGATAACACTCGCTGCATCTCTTCATCAGAAGTTCTTGCAAGCACCGCGTCTATCAGAATCCATTTTCAATGACTACTACAACTTCTATCTACCAAAAATGGGAACAGTATCAATTGGTGGTGATGAGAAGAAG GATTTCGATAAGAAACAAGAAGTTAGGCGACAAGAGAGAGAAGTTGTTGCAAGCATGTTCACTCCACCTACTGTGAATCAATCATGGAGGAAAGTCTTAAGCATGGGAAATCTTCTAAATGGCCATGAACCTACATTGCGAGAGATCATATTTTCCAAACGTGATCACCTTAGCAAAAATTACTATGCTAGTCATGCACCAAGGGGTTACCAACAAGAATTAGAAACATACAGAATGTACATATGCGGAACCTCAAATGATCTGAGTGTGGCACTAGCAGTTGCCTCTTGTGACTAG
- the LOC107020977 gene encoding rab3 GTPase-activating protein catalytic subunit isoform X3 yields the protein MASTSRMPSSAEDEDLQEEFEHFDDFTLASSWERFISEIEAVCRQWLTDGTKNLLRKGAISLNIAEGLYKVKTDLKYAMKSYCMEYYFGTHNDVGRGNGNGWNCELHNLQLSFGVNEFLVIAPQSASGVVLDGPEASKLLSAVAIALSNCSGFWPAFVPVHDPSRKAYIGIQNMGTLFTRRFEADRIGSQVPVKLMHLEGLYELFISQFAFSNMDLSMHLFQVNLKMKMTYRTLPYSEDDDVQESEGGFTESGESPKSNHQSRTQWDDNCPWSEWYSAEDPLRGFELLTVWSEKAIESSLEMAEMENVSPLEAEKWLITPCLSEILSDGSGRKRIGFASQLLLLIDALHMSLDAKFVEDFISVENSGPENLKSTAVIPPPTVLDRVLKDLFHEVDALQLDFAEGDHENSRTIKGSPLESLFGQFCLHSLWFGDCNIRAIAAFWIEFVREVRWCWEESQPLPRMQANGVVDLSTCLIHQKLHMLSICIDKKRQLNQDCPKGDSQIQSDISSEDGDTETSFFECDSLSTPDHPNDPESDISSFVHSDDVKLGDPKHSACIRKGSAGIVGSMMLLKSYQNMHAPFTQDPPLMTEDMHEERLQAVEALGESFRFSAQLEKDILSSDMSAFKAANPDAVFEDFIRWHSPRDWENDDNMEKVVSNTNAVVESTNDWPPRGKLSERMSEHGNLWRKIWNEALPMPASEQKPLLDPNQEGEKVLHYLETLRPYELLGQMVSTAFKAAADTLNRTSFGGLKQLTTRIGQLYLTMAATFRCLQKNSLSVGTEDIEDLKRLCAIFGHVESLITLAASLHQKFLQAPRLSESIFNDYYNFYLPKMGTVSIGGDEKKDFDKKQEVRRQEREVVASMFTPPTVNQSWRKVLSMGNLLNGHEPTLREIIFSKRDHLSKNYYASHAPRGYQQELETYRMYICGTSNDLSVALAVASCD from the exons ATGGCGTCAACTAGCAGAATGCCTAGCTCTGCTGAGGATGAGGATCTACAAGAGGAG TTTGaacattttgatgattttaccCTGGCCTCTTCATGGGAAAG GTTCATATCCGAGATAGAGGCAGTTTGCCGGCAGTGGTTGACTGATGGCACCAAGAATTTGTTG AGAAAGGGTGCTATCAGTTTGAATATCGCTGAGGGCCTGTATAAGGTCAAAACTGACCTGAAGTATGCGATGAAAAGCTATTGCATGGAGTACTATTTTGGAACACACAATGATG TTGGTCGAGGAAACGGAAATGGATGGAATTGTGAATTGCATAATCTGCAACTGTCTTTTGGGGTGAATGAGTTCCTG GTGATTGCTCCTCAAAGTGCCAGTGGCGTGGTTCTTGATGGACCGGAGGCAAGCAAACTTCTAAGTGCAGTTGCTATTGCATTGTCAAATTGTTCGGG TTTTTGGCCGGCATTTGTTCCAGTGCATGATCCTTCTCGGAAAGCATACATTGGCATCCAGAACATGGGAACCCTCTTCACTAGACGATTTGAAGCTGATCGTATAGGTAGCCAGGTGCCAGTGAAGCTTATGCATTTGGAGGGATTGTATGAGCtatttatttctcaattt GCCTTCTCCAATATGGACCTATCCATGCATCTTTTCCAAGTAAATCTCAAGATGAAGATGACCTATCGCACACTTCCCTATAGTGAGGATGATGACGTACAAGAATCTGAGGGAGGTTTTACAGAATCTGGGGAGAGTCCCAAAAGCAACCATCAGAGTAGAACACAGTGGGATGATAATTGTCCTTGGAGTGAGTGGTACTCTGCTGAAGACCCATTAAGAG GGTTTGAGCTGCTTACAGTATGGTCAGAGAAAGCGATAGAGAGTTCACTTGAAATGGCTGAGATGGAAAATGTGTCACCTCTTGAGGCTGAGAAGTGGTTAATAACTCCATGTTTATCTGAGATTCT AAGTGATGGTTCTGGCAGAAAGAGAATTGGATTCGCATCACAGTTGCTGCTCTTAATTGACGCTTTGCATATGTCACTGGATGCTAAATTTGTGGAAGATTTTATTTCAG TAGAGAACTCAGGACCTGAGAATTTGAAGTCTACTGCAGTCATACCTCCCCCAACTGTCCTTGATCGAGTTCTTAAAGACCTCTTTCATGAAG TTGATGCCCTGCAACTTGATTTTGCTGAAGGAGATCATGAAAATTCTCGTACCATTAAAGGCTCTCctcttgaatcactttttgGCCAGTTCTGTCTGCATTCTCTCTGGTTTGGTGATTGCAATATAAGGG CTATTGCGGCATTCTGGATAGAGTTTGTACGAGAAGTTCGCTGGTGTTGGGAAGAGTCACAGCCATTACCTAGAATGCAAGCCAATGGTGTAGTCGACCTATCTACATGTTTAATTCACCAGAAATTACACATG CTTTCAATTTGCATTGATAAAAAGCGTCAGTTGAATCAAGACTGTCCAAAG GGAGACTCTCAGATCCAGAGTGACATATCTTCTGAAGATGGAGATACTGAGACTTCTTTTTTTGAATGTGACAG TCTGTCAACACCAGATCATCCAAATGATCCTGAAAGTGATATTTCTAGTTTTGTACATTCTGATGATGTGAAGTTAGGTGATCCAAAGCATTCGGCATGTATCAGGAAGGGATCGGCTGGTATTGTCGGGTCTATGATGCTTCTGAAATCTTACCAGAACATGCATGCTCCATTTACACAG gaTCCACCACTTATGACTGAAGACATGCACGAAGAACGTCTTCAAGCCGTTGAGGCCCTTGGTGAATCTTTT AGATTTTCTGCCCAACTTGAGAAAGACATATTGTCATCAG ATATGTCTGCTTTTAAAGCAGCAAATCCCGATGCTGTGTTTGAAGATTTCATCCGATGGCATTCACCCAGAGACTGGGAGAATGATGATAATATGGAGAAGGTAGTATCTAACACCAATGCAGTGGTAGAGTCAACAAACGATTGGCCACCTCGTGGAAAACTTTCAGAAAGAATGTCCGAGCATGGGAATTTATGGAGAAAGATTTGGAATGAGGCACTCCCAATGCCAGCTTCTGAGCAGAAGCCCCTTCTGGATCCAAATCAAGAAGGAGAAAAG GTTCTTCATTATTTGGAAACATTGCGTCCATATGAATTGTTGGGACAAATGGTTTCTACTGCTTTTAAAGCAGCAGCTGACACGCTAAACAGAACGTCATTTGGAGGCCTAAAGCAGCTGACCACCAGAATTGGACAACTTTACCTCACTATGGCAGCCACCTTCAGATGCTTGCAAA AAAATAGCCTTTCTGTTGGCACTGAAGATATTGAAGACCTGAAGCGACTCTGTGCAATTTTTGGACATGTTGAGAGTTTGATAACACTCGCTGCATCTCTTCATCAGAAGTTCTTGCAAGCACCGCGTCTATCAGAATCCATTTTCAATGACTACTACAACTTCTATCTACCAAAAATGGGAACAGTATCAATTGGTGGTGATGAGAAGAAG GATTTCGATAAGAAACAAGAAGTTAGGCGACAAGAGAGAGAAGTTGTTGCAAGCATGTTCACTCCACCTACTGTGAATCAATCATGGAGGAAAGTCTTAAGCATGGGAAATCTTCTAAATGGCCATGAACCTACATTGCGAGAGATCATATTTTCCAAACGTGATCACCTTAGCAAAAATTACTATGCTAGTCATGCACCAAGGGGTTACCAACAAGAATTAGAAACATACAGAATGTACATATGCGGAACCTCAAATGATCTGAGTGTGGCACTAGCAGTTGCCTCTTGTGACTAG
- the LOC107020977 gene encoding rab3 GTPase-activating protein catalytic subunit isoform X2 translates to MASTSRMPSSAEDEDLQEEFEHFDDFTLASSWERFISEIEAVCRQWLTDGTKNLLRKGAISLNIAEGLYKVKTDLKYAMKSYCMEYYFGTHNDVGRGNGNGWNCELHNLQLSFGVNEFLVIAPQSASGVVLDGPEASKLLSAVAIALSNCSGFWPAFVPVHDPSRKAYIGIQNMGTLFTRRFEADRIGSQVPVKLMHLEGLYELFISQFAFSNMDLSMHLFQVNLKMKMTYRTLPYSEDDDVQESEGGFTESGESPKSNHQSRTQWDDNCPWSEWYSAEDPLRGFELLTVWSEKAIESSLEMAEMENVSPLEAEKWLITPCLSEILSDGSGRKRIGFASQLLLLIDALHMSLDAKFVEDFISENSGPENLKSTAVIPPPTVLDRVLKDLFHEVDALQLDFAEGDHENSRTIKGSPLESLFGQFCLHSLWFGDCNIRAIAAFWIEFVREVRWCWEESQPLPRMQANGVVDLSTCLIHQKLHMLSICIDKKRQLNQDCPKAGENNFFLSAHVKGDSQIQSDISSEDGDTETSFFECDSLSTPDHPNDPESDISSFVHSDDVKLGDPKHSACIRKGSAGIVGSMMLLKSYQNMHAPFTQDPPLMTEDMHEERLQAVEALGESFRFSAQLEKDILSSDMSAFKAANPDAVFEDFIRWHSPRDWENDDNMEKVVSNTNAVVESTNDWPPRGKLSERMSEHGNLWRKIWNEALPMPASEQKPLLDPNQEGEKVLHYLETLRPYELLGQMVSTAFKAAADTLNRTSFGGLKQLTTRIGQLYLTMAATFRCLQKNSLSVGTEDIEDLKRLCAIFGHVESLITLAASLHQKFLQAPRLSESIFNDYYNFYLPKMGTVSIGGDEKKDFDKKQEVRRQEREVVASMFTPPTVNQSWRKVLSMGNLLNGHEPTLREIIFSKRDHLSKNYYASHAPRGYQQELETYRMYICGTSNDLSVALAVASCD, encoded by the exons ATGGCGTCAACTAGCAGAATGCCTAGCTCTGCTGAGGATGAGGATCTACAAGAGGAG TTTGaacattttgatgattttaccCTGGCCTCTTCATGGGAAAG GTTCATATCCGAGATAGAGGCAGTTTGCCGGCAGTGGTTGACTGATGGCACCAAGAATTTGTTG AGAAAGGGTGCTATCAGTTTGAATATCGCTGAGGGCCTGTATAAGGTCAAAACTGACCTGAAGTATGCGATGAAAAGCTATTGCATGGAGTACTATTTTGGAACACACAATGATG TTGGTCGAGGAAACGGAAATGGATGGAATTGTGAATTGCATAATCTGCAACTGTCTTTTGGGGTGAATGAGTTCCTG GTGATTGCTCCTCAAAGTGCCAGTGGCGTGGTTCTTGATGGACCGGAGGCAAGCAAACTTCTAAGTGCAGTTGCTATTGCATTGTCAAATTGTTCGGG TTTTTGGCCGGCATTTGTTCCAGTGCATGATCCTTCTCGGAAAGCATACATTGGCATCCAGAACATGGGAACCCTCTTCACTAGACGATTTGAAGCTGATCGTATAGGTAGCCAGGTGCCAGTGAAGCTTATGCATTTGGAGGGATTGTATGAGCtatttatttctcaattt GCCTTCTCCAATATGGACCTATCCATGCATCTTTTCCAAGTAAATCTCAAGATGAAGATGACCTATCGCACACTTCCCTATAGTGAGGATGATGACGTACAAGAATCTGAGGGAGGTTTTACAGAATCTGGGGAGAGTCCCAAAAGCAACCATCAGAGTAGAACACAGTGGGATGATAATTGTCCTTGGAGTGAGTGGTACTCTGCTGAAGACCCATTAAGAG GGTTTGAGCTGCTTACAGTATGGTCAGAGAAAGCGATAGAGAGTTCACTTGAAATGGCTGAGATGGAAAATGTGTCACCTCTTGAGGCTGAGAAGTGGTTAATAACTCCATGTTTATCTGAGATTCT AAGTGATGGTTCTGGCAGAAAGAGAATTGGATTCGCATCACAGTTGCTGCTCTTAATTGACGCTTTGCATATGTCACTGGATGCTAAATTTGTGGAAGATTTTATTTCAG AGAACTCAGGACCTGAGAATTTGAAGTCTACTGCAGTCATACCTCCCCCAACTGTCCTTGATCGAGTTCTTAAAGACCTCTTTCATGAAG TTGATGCCCTGCAACTTGATTTTGCTGAAGGAGATCATGAAAATTCTCGTACCATTAAAGGCTCTCctcttgaatcactttttgGCCAGTTCTGTCTGCATTCTCTCTGGTTTGGTGATTGCAATATAAGGG CTATTGCGGCATTCTGGATAGAGTTTGTACGAGAAGTTCGCTGGTGTTGGGAAGAGTCACAGCCATTACCTAGAATGCAAGCCAATGGTGTAGTCGACCTATCTACATGTTTAATTCACCAGAAATTACACATG CTTTCAATTTGCATTGATAAAAAGCGTCAGTTGAATCAAGACTGTCCAAAGGCAGgtgaaaacaattttttccttTCCGCTCATGTTAAG GGAGACTCTCAGATCCAGAGTGACATATCTTCTGAAGATGGAGATACTGAGACTTCTTTTTTTGAATGTGACAG TCTGTCAACACCAGATCATCCAAATGATCCTGAAAGTGATATTTCTAGTTTTGTACATTCTGATGATGTGAAGTTAGGTGATCCAAAGCATTCGGCATGTATCAGGAAGGGATCGGCTGGTATTGTCGGGTCTATGATGCTTCTGAAATCTTACCAGAACATGCATGCTCCATTTACACAG gaTCCACCACTTATGACTGAAGACATGCACGAAGAACGTCTTCAAGCCGTTGAGGCCCTTGGTGAATCTTTT AGATTTTCTGCCCAACTTGAGAAAGACATATTGTCATCAG ATATGTCTGCTTTTAAAGCAGCAAATCCCGATGCTGTGTTTGAAGATTTCATCCGATGGCATTCACCCAGAGACTGGGAGAATGATGATAATATGGAGAAGGTAGTATCTAACACCAATGCAGTGGTAGAGTCAACAAACGATTGGCCACCTCGTGGAAAACTTTCAGAAAGAATGTCCGAGCATGGGAATTTATGGAGAAAGATTTGGAATGAGGCACTCCCAATGCCAGCTTCTGAGCAGAAGCCCCTTCTGGATCCAAATCAAGAAGGAGAAAAG GTTCTTCATTATTTGGAAACATTGCGTCCATATGAATTGTTGGGACAAATGGTTTCTACTGCTTTTAAAGCAGCAGCTGACACGCTAAACAGAACGTCATTTGGAGGCCTAAAGCAGCTGACCACCAGAATTGGACAACTTTACCTCACTATGGCAGCCACCTTCAGATGCTTGCAAA AAAATAGCCTTTCTGTTGGCACTGAAGATATTGAAGACCTGAAGCGACTCTGTGCAATTTTTGGACATGTTGAGAGTTTGATAACACTCGCTGCATCTCTTCATCAGAAGTTCTTGCAAGCACCGCGTCTATCAGAATCCATTTTCAATGACTACTACAACTTCTATCTACCAAAAATGGGAACAGTATCAATTGGTGGTGATGAGAAGAAG GATTTCGATAAGAAACAAGAAGTTAGGCGACAAGAGAGAGAAGTTGTTGCAAGCATGTTCACTCCACCTACTGTGAATCAATCATGGAGGAAAGTCTTAAGCATGGGAAATCTTCTAAATGGCCATGAACCTACATTGCGAGAGATCATATTTTCCAAACGTGATCACCTTAGCAAAAATTACTATGCTAGTCATGCACCAAGGGGTTACCAACAAGAATTAGAAACATACAGAATGTACATATGCGGAACCTCAAATGATCTGAGTGTGGCACTAGCAGTTGCCTCTTGTGACTAG